In the genome of Chiroxiphia lanceolata isolate bChiLan1 chromosome 5, bChiLan1.pri, whole genome shotgun sequence, the window TCCACAGAAGccattttttaattagaagttAGATTAACCtcagaagatttttctttgaagacagCTTAATTGATTTTGCATCATTTGTGGGCTTGCTTCACTGGACGACTTCTGCTCACTCTGTAACTGAAAGTTGCCAGAGGAAAGTTCTTCAGTCTTCCTCAGAAACTAAAAAGAAGCCCACAGAAATTGCCACATATCTCCAGCTCTCGGTTCTTGTAATCAGCAGGATGATGTCCTACCAAAGAAGGTGATATCCTATATACTCCAGAGATGTACAAAGGTTTCTGGAGCAGAGATCCCacagatgaaatattttgaagttcagAGCAGCTGCCCAACTATGAGCATACTTGtcactggggttttttcatttttttagtgACTTTTATAGGCATTTCCCTCCCACTGTACCTGTCTTGCCAGCACATACTATACCCTCACTgggacttctttttttcaggatgtCTCATTTAACCAGGCAGTGTGTGGGTCCCTGGGAATGACATGCAATAAAATAGTGAACACCAACAAATAGCAGCAAAGGGAGTGTCTGAAGACagttaaagtaaaaatacaaaaagaagaaaaaaagtttatctAATTCCCTTCTTCATTCTTTAAGTTCTACTGAGCTCAGACAGAACAGCATGTGACCTGTGTGCAGAGGACTGTGAGTGATGGAAGTGGCACAAGTGTATGGTATCTCCTGCATTTGTAGGACAAGAGCAGCCAAGAGAGGGAACgcttgggggtgttggtggatgagaaCTTCGGCATGGCACAACAGtgtgcacctgcagcccagaaagccgtgtcctgggctgcatcaaaagcagtgtggccgGCAGgtccagggaggtgattctgcccctctactctgctaCCATGAGATTCCCCCAGGAGTGCTGCATCCAtctctggggtccccagtgTAAGAAGGACATGAACCTGTTGGTGCAAGGAAGGCTATGAAggtcagagggatggagcacctctcctataaAGATAGGCTGAgggttggggttgttcagcctggagaaggctccagggagaccttagagcagctgtccagtacctaaaagggccttcaagagagctggagagggacatttttgcaagggcatgtagtgacaggacaagggtaatggctttaaattgaaagtagatttaaattagatataaGAAGGAAATTCTTCTCTATAGGAGTAgaaaggcactggaacaggtagCCCAGAGAAGCTTTGGATGCctcatcactggaagtgttcaaggccaggttggctGGGGCTTTGAGCCTCCTGGTCTAGtgagtgtccctgcccacggcggGGGGCTAGGAAGTGGATGGCCTTTACGGCCCCTGCCATGACGTTCCCGTTACCCCAGGCCGGGCCGCAGCTGCCGCGCTCCGGGCCCTGCTCATCCCGCCCCGCTTCTCCGCTGGGCCGCTGGGCGCAGGGTCCCGCAGCCCCGCCCCGGAAGCCGCGGGGGATGGCGGtcgcggggcggcggcggcggcgggagcggcggcggggccgggcggggcgggcgcggcgcgggcgggcggcggcgggcggcgccCCCCGGCAATATGTTCAAGAGAATGGCAGAGTTCGGGCCTGACTCCGGCGGCAGGGTGAAGGTGCGGCCGGCGGGGCCTCGGCAGCGTCGGCGGGAGTCGGGCCGCGAGGGGCAGCGCCTTTCTAACTGTGCCTGCCTGGTTGTCTTCCTTGTGTTTAAGGGCGTTACCATTGTGAAGCCGATCGTGTACGGGAACGTCGCGCGGTATtttgggaagaagagggaggaggatgGCCACACTCACCAGTGGACTGTGTATGTGAAGCCGTACCGGAACGAGGTATGGCcgggctgctcagggaagggggGTCGGCCGTTGGGGAAGTTCGGGAATcgccatccctgggagtgttcaaaacgcgtgtggatgtggcacctagggacgtggtttagtggtggcccTGGCAGCGCTGGGTTAAGGTGttagaggtgttttccagcccAAGCCATGGCCTGTGCCATGGGGAGCGCGGGCAGGGTAATGCGAGCAGCACTGGAACGGGCCGGAGTCTGAAAAGTTGGGCTTTGAGAAAAGGGCAGAAAGGCCTTGTAGCATAAGCAGAGGAAACTAATAGGCTGGTGGGTTTCCCAAAGggaaaaagatgaggaaaacaTATTTCTCCCACGTTTTTGGAGTAATCTTTCCAGGTTAGGGGAAAGAGTGGAGAGCATTTAGGGGGACAGTACTGACAGACCTGTGTGCTGGTACTAATTTTTGGATTCaccattttgctttctgtctgtgtttaaaCTCAGAAGAAATACTGTACTTGTGTCAGAAGGAATGGTAGGCATGTAGGATAGATGACTAAAGAGTAGGTTGGTGTGCTGTATGAATAATCAGGAATACCAATGTTTCTGTTTTAGGACATGTCTGCctatgtgaaaaaaattcagttcaaGTTGCATGAAAGTTATGGTAATCCTTTAAGAGGTAAGTTTTGCATTTGAGCATTTGTTCCTAGAACTGGGCTTTTGTTCCagttttttattccttttattattCCACTGAGGCTCTGTCATTGGGTTAACACTTCTGTGTTTCCTACTGTAGTTGTTACCAAACCACCATATGAAATCACCGAAACAGGCTGGGGTGAATTCGAAATAATcattaagatatttttcattgatCCAAATGAAAGACCTGTAAGTACATTGAACTTTTAACAACacttaaataattaattatggTGGCCTGAAGCTGTGCTCTAGGATATTGCTGGTCAAAATAAGTCACATAAGCCATGGAAGTAATAAAGCCTGTTCTTGTAGAAAGTGAATTTAACAACTGGccacattttcctgtttctgtgctttgctACAGGCATTCATGACTGCTTTTCCTGCACTTGGCTTCTCTCACATTTACTAATATGTGACTGCATGTTGCACCTTACTTGGTTTGAGCGTGTGCTGAGGCTTTCTCTTCCATGTAGCTTCCTAGTTCTAGgatatatgaatattttaactttttttttttttgtcagatcAAAATCGGTCAAAAAGCAGTAAAGGTACTATGCTAGCATTAGTCTCTGCCCTAAAGAAATCAGGTTAAGACATTCCTGTAGTTGCATAAAGcactggaattaattttctttccttcctgcgCTTTAGATGTTTCTTGTAGGTTTGTCTATACAGGTTTAGGTAGGAAACTCGATTACCCTGTTTTAGGGGAAGAGGATGTTTATTTCTGAAGGACTGAGTTACTTCTGTTGCATGAACTGCAGCAGTCCTTTTCTATATCCACTTTTTGCTAAATGGGAGGGAAACtgaattttatgttttgtttgaaTATGTGACGATTGATAGAAAGGGCTTCTTGTGCTGTTGTACTCAGTAGCATCGTGACTTGTCATCCTAATTCCGTTCACAGCTTGACCAAGCTGTCCTAAAGTtggttgggtgtttttttctttgctgctgttcttgGAAGGCTGTTTCAGAGCCTGTCGTGTTCTTCCTTTCCAGGAAGTACCAAGTGGAGTAAGGTATTGCTCTGTTCCAAGACCACTCATGGGGCCTGTTTGTGGAAGGAGTGAACTGTGGGCTGTGTGTCCTTTACCCAGGCCATGATCCAAGTGGTTAGTGGTTCCTCAGGGCTGGAGAGAGGGCTTCCAttcctctccccaccctgccaTGTGCAGTGCAGTAATGGAAGAGTAACTTTATAAAGAGAGATTTCAAGGAAAAGCTATTCACAGCCCCCCCGGTGTTTCTCTTTCACGAGAAGGGATGATAAGGTCacagaaagcattttcaaaCTGATGAATTGGGAAAGTTGGCTTGAATTAAATGACCAATTTGGAAATGTTTGAGAGAAGGTGGTAGTAGTAGTAGCTTTTATACAACAGTCCTAAGCCACTTGCCCAGACACTTTTGAAGTATCAAGAAACCTTTGGCTAGTTGGCATGTTTTAACAATTAGTACTGATTATAAGTAATTCCACTGAAGCTatatgacatttatttttgcattcctaaaagatttttaaatccTATACAATTGTTTTGTAGGAACTAATGCTACTTGTTGATATATAGAACAAGATTTCTATTTCCCTACAATTGTTAAGCTAATAAAATTCTGTCTTTGCATAGGTAACCTTATATCACTTGCTGAAGCTTTTTCAGTCGGATACAAATGCCATCCTGGGGAAGAAAACTGTAGTTTCTGAATTCTATGATGAAATGGTATGAATCTTTTTAATGTAATCCTCACTTTATTTTGAAGAGTATTAGTGATActatgtatttttctccttcattagATATTTCAAGATCCTACTGCAATGATGCAGCAGCTGTTAACAACATCTCGTCAACTAACACTAGGTGCTTATAAGCATGAAACAGAATGtaagttgaaaattaaaatattttaattttagaaataaacagtagttggttttgattttattgcttttcttttcctgggcTGTAACAGTACAATGGATTTGGATGCTGATAAAAAGTggtatttttacattaaatttaacttcagtttttgcaaagaaattaataCTTACTTGAAAACTTTTAAGATTTTCTGATCTGTATgcctgctgaaaaaaataaggaattacTCAGTATGAAGAGTGATGGTGTGATCTACATCTAGTTTAACATCTTTGAAATGAGTCGAAACTGAATAAATGAAGGCCACCCTGTGGTACACTTCTGTTCAACACTGCAAGCAAAGGTCACACTGGAAGTACTGAAATAAGAACAGTTAGTGGTGTTTAAGTCAAAGCAGCAGCCCTTTGGAAATAAAGAGTAGTATCTGAAAGCTGTTCCTGTCTTTTTCCCTTCTAGTTCTTGAGCTGTAGGTAGTTTCATAACATACTTCTTCAGTACAGCATTATGTTTTTTGTGTCCTTTTTATCTAATTTGTCtctaaatataaacaaaaatattaagggaattaaagaaattaaataaagatcCATTGGTTCATAAATCGTAATGCATTTAGTGAGGATTTCTGTTCTGATCTTCTGGATTTCATCTCTTATCTTCTActctcagaaaacaaatgtaatatttattgAGCCCAAATCCTACCTTATTAATTACAAACTCTAATGCCATTGTAGTCCAGCTCACCTGGCCTTATGTTCACCTGACAACAAATGTCAAGTATTTTTTGGACAGCAAATGCCTAGAGCTAAAGAGTGGAGAGTGATTTATGAGTTTGACGCTCTTCAAAGTTCAGGTTCTGATTTGCCTTGTGTCTGCTTGGCTGTGTGGATGTGTGAGCTCCATGTATTTTCTACATCAGTTTAGTCAGTCTTTAGGTGGATTTTTGTTATATTGCATGTTGTCATggttttcatttagaaaatgtttaataatATGATTCATAAAAAAGTCTTGTCcacatttaaacatttctgaCTTCAAATTTTTGGGTGTTTCTCTGGAGAGTAGATAGAaacttttattatgttttttctatatatatttccttaaaatgtgCCACCAAAGTAGATAAAATTTGCCACTGCTCCACGATTATGTAATGTATGGGATATGAAAGGATCTCCATGGCCTTCATAGATTTGTTGGCTTTACCATCTCTGTCCAAAAACTtgtacatgaaaaaataataagaaaagatACTTGATGTCAGGGATTAGTAGAAGCAAAGGCAGCACCACTATTGTTTAGACATGTAGAATTAAACTCCAGTGAGACAAAAGAGTAGAAGGTGGTTACAGTACATGGAAAAGGAACCACAGAATGGTGGAGACTTGAAGGGACCTCTAGTACCATCATGTCCACcacctgctcaagcagggccatctACAGCTGATcccccaggactgtgtccagacagcttCTAAATGTCTCTggggatggagattccacaacctctctgggttGCCAGCACTCAGTCACTTTCACAGTAGAaatttcctgatgttcagaggaaCCTCtgatgtttcagtttgtgcctgtgGCCTCAAGTGCTGTCACTAGGCTTCACATACTCATAGTTGTCTCTAATTTCCCATTTGCTGTCACCATGTCaggttttatttaatcttaaaaaaaacctgtagcAAATGATTTCATGAATTGTGTAACTCCATCCACAAAACTGCTGAGCCGAGGGCTGAATGAAGCCACAAAACAAActttctgagtttttttaaatccaggTTTGATTTGGATACCATTTTGATTACAGTCATTGAATCTCTAAGGCTGCTAACagcaatagattttttttttcaggacatATGCCATCAAAATTActgtttcagttaaaaaaaataattacaactTTTCGTGgtatttacaatatttatttttctttatcaccACCATAGTTGCAGATCTTGAAGTGAAAAccagggaaaagctggaagCTGCCAAAAAGAAGACTAGTTTTGAAATTGCTGAGCTTAAAGAAAGACTAAAAGCAAGTCGTGAAACTATCAACTGTTTAAAGAATGAAATCAGAAAACTTGAAGAAGATGATCAGTCTAAAGATATGTGACAAGTGTGGACTTGATAAAGAGCCTATCCTGAAAATGGGAGGACTTCAGTCATGGAACTGTATGAGTTCAATTCTATAACTGAGACTATGAGAATTTCACTGGCAAGTGATTGAAGTTTGTGGCAATCAACTTcacaaatggaagaaaaaagaaagagtgtATCCTTGTTTTATAGTTAAAATCAGTGGGTACTTAACAACTTATTTCAAGTAGAAGGGGTCTCAGAcaccagactttttttttttttaaactgcgTTTGAGTCGTATATGAAAACTTTGTATTAAGTCTTGTATTAGCTCAATGTTATTTTACAAAATGCTGgtgtttactttttttacttattttttttctactgattGTTTAGAGGTGCATCTTtagagctaaaaataaaatatgcaattttttattttaatatattttgtctcCATCCACCTGCGGAATTGTAAGGAACAATTGTAAATAGCATACCCTGATTTAAGGCAGAGGTTGAAATACGTCATACGCAAGTTGTTTAAGTCTGGTTACAGTGATTTTGGCATGTCTGTTACCAGCACAGtgaaaacactttctgaaaacaggattttaaataacttctgtATCTACAGTTAAGAGTTTCTAGCCTCAAAGCTGCTTCAACATATATAAGTGCATCAGTTCTACAAGCCGTGCACAGAAGCAGGAGATTATTCCAGTCCTGATTTGTAGGAGTTTAATACTTGTACTGTACTACAGTCACTTCATCAAacattgtctctgctgcttcttccttctaccactcttcccctgttccagcatgggTCCCTCCTACAGAggacagtcctccatgaacttctccaatgtCAGTCCTTCTAATGGGCTACcactccagcatgggtcccctGCAgagtcacaagtcctgccagcaaacctggtccagcatgggctcctctctccccaaGGCTACAGGTCCTGACAGGGCCCTATTCCACTGTGGGCTTCTCACGGGGTCACAGACTCCTTCGGGCACCCACCTGCTTTggtgtggggtcctccatgggctgcagtgaATCTCTGCTCCACCGTGGaccttcatgggctgcaggggggcagCTTGTCTCACCATGatctgcaccatgggctgtACGGGAATCTCTGcatctcctccccctccttctgcactgacctcaGTGTCTGAACAGGTGTTCCTCTCAAATATTCTTACTCCTCTCTCCACTCCTGTTCCCCccacagcaggttttttttttttccctcttcttaaATCTGTTACCTCAGAAGCCCTGCCACCGgctgatgggcttggccttggccagctgCAGATCTGTCCTGGAGCCATCTGGCGTTGGCTCTGCCGGACATGAGGGAAGTTTCTGGCAGTTTCTCACAGTAGCCACCTCTGTAGTGCCctcactaccaaaaccttgccatgcaaactcAGTACATATTCTTAAGTTGCTAACGTTTTCCCCCTGAAAAATCAGTACATGAACTTAGCAACACTTTGAGAACAAAGCATTCATTTCTTCCTATTTGAAACAAGTGATGATTGGCTTTTACTGTGGCTTGGTAAAGATTTAGAACTGAATTTAAGTTTCATCACTCACTATGTAgacttcagtttttcattaaGAATAGTAACAGACTTGGCATATTTGGTTTATGGTATGTATAGACATAGATGAGGAACAGCTTGTACCAGCAGTGTCCACACAGATCCTTCCTAGCACTGCACACTATCCACGTTTTTCTGACTAGATAAGTGCTTTGGTTTATTGATTCAGTAGCCAGTTTCCCTttaagcagcagctgaagaagaATGTGAGAATTTCACTTCAGCAGAATGCCATTTCCAGAGCTGTGCATTGAAAATAAGACTGGCATGGGTCACAGTATATTGTGCATGCTAAAACAAAAATGGTAATGGAAAGCACAGTTTTGGCGATACTAGGTTGTATGTGACATTAGATTTGTCAGTTAAATTACTACTAATGAGGACTAACTCAGATGGAATATTAAACAAGCTGTGACTAACATGAACAGGTCTGCTGAAACAGACTTGAAGAGACCGAAAAAGAATAGAACCTTTTGAATCCAACGTCTTAGTAGGAGCCTAAAGTATTCTATTTGTTTACATCTTTAATAACATCCAATAAACAGCCTCCTATCCAACTTTACAGAAGCAATGATCCTGGCTCCACTGTTAGTAGCCATCAGCATGCTTGACCAGTGATGtagtttttgtttgtggttagtggtcttcttttcctccatttttctttcaatgttttgtattttttctcctttgtgctctCTGCAAAGATCACAGAAGAATCGTTAGGCTCCTCTGTCAATAGTAAGGCAAGAAAACAGTCCTAATGGGTCTGTGCTGATCAGTTACTGTTATAGACAACAGGAAGACTACCTTGTGCTTTCCAAAGTTCCCTCTTATGTTCTGTGCTTTcattagaaaatactttctttagATGCTGTGCTCTGCCTATAAGAGTTGTTGATGCACACACCTGAGAGAGCGTGTGTACGCCGTAGATCTACAGTAAGTGCTGACCTTCTAGTGCATATAATTTTCAAAGTTACTAGAACTGAAATAGAGTGGGGCACCTAAGGACACAGTTGCATTTGACCTCCATTGccttgaagaaaaacacaaacactaCGCTCTGCTTTACTGTTGGCAGTTCTACGAAGTTCCAGACAAATAGTTATGGTTTGTGCTTACCAGGGTCCTAACTTAAATGCTAGctatttttattgctgagaCTGACTTCAGACTGTGGTTTCATCCTGAGTTAAAATTGTgaaacaaatgtatttaaatcttGCCTTgtaaaggaggggaaaaaactctCACTGTGCTGTAGGTACACTTTGATATTGCTGAATCGCACAGTAATTTGTTCGGTTTTTTACACTGAAGCTTTAGGCTCCACTTGAAGTAACCCTTTGTTAGGTAAAGATAAAACATGGTTTGTTTTACCAATGAAGAATGTTTACTTCAGGCATCAAATATGCTAAACTAGTAGTGTCATTGCCTCTTCCACTATAAAGACTTGGGGGTTTTAAGTGTTTCAGCTAAGACAAATTAACACTCATCACAATAATTTCAGACACTGACTGGTTACTCACTACCCAGTGTTATGTATCACTAGTCCTTTTCTTACCCAGCTCCATCTCATATAATTTAGTCCTTTCCTTTGGGTTTGACACACTGTAATTTACTCTAAAACTGTGAAGTCTTAGAGTAAGGCTGTTGCCTGGGAGGTTTCCCATGAAGCGTGCCATTATTGACAGGAGATGTGTAGATACAGTTAAGTCAAAGATTTACTTGAGAATTTTTGTAGTTAGTAGAGATGGGACTAGAAGGACTAGAAAGACTAGAAGGAATATTAAGTCAccctcttcattttctttctagaCAGGTGCTGGTAATAACACCAACTCTTTGCTGTTTATGcatttaattaataataaatataccAGCGTTTGTTTACTTCTTAATGGGGATACAGATTTAAGAGAATTTCAGGTTGTTTTCACACATAAGGTTGTTTTCCAAACACCAGGTGGCAGGTATGTCCAAAATATTCTCCAGTCCCAACAGCAGTTTAATTATTAGGATTTTGGAAGATCTGTGATATCTTTGGTTGATCTCATTTTCTTTGAGATTTGATCATCTGATTAGACAACTTGTATTTGTTTCTGTAGAGATGACCAAATTATCTCTTGCATGTTATGAAACTGTTTGGCAGCCTTGTCAACAAATCAAGTATGATGTGccaggaagcaaaaaaaaaaagtgttcgTTTACaaattttgttcatttgtcaaggaaagcagctttcaaaatgcaaatcttAGGGGTTGTTTTTAgatttgtttgttgtgtttgtttttttgttttttctttttcaggccAAGATTGTGTGACAATAACATAACTTAGGCAGTCTACTGGACTGCATGCTTTGCTTGCACTCAATTGCTTGTACTTCAATTGCAGGTCCAAAATGGCAAGATTTTCCACAAGTAAAAGTAATTAATCTTTTAAACTTAATGTTAATAAAGGCAATAAGCTTCTTTAACTAATTAATGCTTAATGAATACTATGAATGAACCTTTGGCTTCCAAGTGTGTTGAAACTTCTGATTTTCCTGAGTATAGCAGGGAAGAACAGCTtaagtaagggaaagaaaagagaattaggATGGTAGAAAAGAATAGCAACAATGAAAGATTCCTGTTATATATGATATATTTGGCTGGAATTTATTTAACATTCATTTATGATATATTTATactatttccattttaaaatattttaagctaGAACATGAAATCATGTAAGTTTCTAGTGAAACAGTCTTGCCTATGCAATAGCCAGTAAAcatccaaaattaaaatttacatttagaTTTTTGTAGGAAAACCCTCAAGAATGCCAGGTGATTAGGCcataaaaagaagtaattaGCATTGCAATATGCAGTATTTGTCCTACTAGCCCCCTAATAATTACTATACTTTGTAAGGTGTTCATTTGTTAAAGGAGAGGCTGGCCCTTCCTATTCCCACAGTTGTTGGGAATTCTGTACTTTAGGACAGAAACAAATTTCACCTGATCTACTGGCTTCTGCTTTTCTAATACTTTCACCTCAAGTGTTCAACATCTTTTTTCTTCGATGTCTTACTTCTGCAACGTCTGGCAgatttcatgtttttttcagtctacAAATCAGCTTTATTTCAAATAGCACATTTTATTTAACCTCTGATCTAGAATGTTAATAAACTGcatgggttttattttaacaggCTTTTAAGTTTCTCAGTGAAACATTCTGTTATCTTTAATCTTAGGATCAAGAAACAGGACATATGACTAAGAAAGGTCTTCCTCACCCGCTGAATTAAGCAGACAGAATTGCACCTCAGTTTAAATTACTCCAAACaatagatcatagaatcatttcaCAGTTAAATCATAGTTTCTAAGCTTGCATCTTTAAGCACTACTATGCTGGGTAAATATAAGTATTTAAAGTGGGTAAAACCAACAAGGTTTATGTCTCTCTGCATGTAACAAGGGTGACTACTTTTGGACTTAAAATCTGGAGAATGAACAGTGCTGCACCACTGTATTGTTGCATGCACTAAGTCTGTTGAATGTAGCAGGACCTGCATGTGGCAAGAATTAATCCaggtaatttttgttttaatcacttTCCTGATTAAAGTGATAACTGTGTCCCACCTAAAGCTCCATTCAAGTCCTAAGCCACCTGAACTCTGAGTAGGTGATAAGGAGAATGTTGAGAAGTTAGGTTTGAGGAGCTTGCATTTAACTTTTGGTGTTATTTCCTGGTTTCTGTATGGAAGTTTATGCAGTAGTTGAAGCATTTTCTTGGTAAGCTAAATATTCCCAAGGAAAACTGAACCTGCATCACACAGTTTTAGAAGTTCTTAACCATGAGATCATGAGAGTATTCCAGCGCTGCTGCCCACAGTGAGCTGTGACAGTCAGCTCTGCGAATTCTCTAGGACTGGATAGGGATCAGGTGAAGGAAAACTATAACCTCAGTTAGCGATTAGGGCAttggaaaaaacaaatggaGTGCTTTTTTTCAAGCTGAGTAAAGCCACCATCTCAGAAAAGGGTTATATCCTTAGTAAATAAAATGTCTAAATTAGATTAAATTGTTTTCCCATTACCTTCAGAAGTTACACAATGTTTTAGTGATTGtagaataaatgtatatattggACAAAttagaactgatttttttccttcttgcaacAGGTTAAGCAGGATTAAACCAGACAGTCTGAATTCCAGCACCCTACTACATAGTGTTTAAAGTGATCAAAGCATCCACTGCTTTGCAAAGCTTTATAGTTCCTCTGAATCTTCCTTTTATAGTCCTTATCAGCAACAGCCAGGAGTTGCAGTGTTAGATGAGCATGGGCATTGCCCTGGATTATGACTAAACATTGTGGGCAATATCAGAGGGCAAAACTGATTTGATATGCACTCAACTGCCAGGCCTGCAGGTCACCATGCTCCTCTCAGGTAGTAGTTTTACTCTTGGAGCATCTCATCATTGATCAGTCTGCTAGTCCTGTGTCCTGACAGATTCATTCTACATTATTTAACAGTCAGGAGTCTACAATTTCAAATAGCAAACACAGCCTAGATGAAGttaaaataaactgtgttttgagtcttgcatatttttttatcaATAAACAAGAAATGAGTCCCAGTCCTTGTGCATTTGCTGAGAATAGAGAAGATATATTTCTAAGACTGATTTCTTTCTAGTATCCTTTTCCCCCTCAAGAATAAAAGGCAGAAACAAAGTAATTACTTTTTTGGAACAGGCTGGCACActataagtattttaaaattgataTGCAGTAAAACTTTTCATGGATTCATTGTTTGAAAAGAGCTTCCTCATATTTTAATCTGATCTCATGTGGTACTAAATGCTTGCAAGTGCCCTTCCTCTGCATTTGGAGCTGGAAATGCTCAGTACTTCACTAAACAGACCTTACCTTACCTTACCTTCAATCCTTGTGATGTGAGTGGGTTTCCATCAGACCTCTGGTGAATGATGGTAAAAAATCAGCGAATGAAGAAACCACATTTTAATAGCTGAAGGGTCACTTagtaatgttttatatttcttgaTAGTTAAGACTTTACAGCATTTCTTTACAGGTATTAAGCTAAGGCTTTTGGACATCTGAAAATATCGTATGCATAAATTTAAACAAACCCCTTCTTCAATTTGCTACTGCATGCTCTCTTGTTGACTTTgcagtaaaattatttccttgttgCACATTTTGTACATTTGCCCAAAGATTTGCCCTTCATAAATTCCATCACTCTCCTCAGTTCTATGCtacagctcctccagcactcAAAAAAGACTAGAGAGAAATGATCTGTAAGACGTAAAGCAACTTATAActtgttttttctgctgctgttactTTCTGAGCTTTATTTGACACTGATGCTGTAGAGTGCAAGCTTCAGTCTTACCTAAATCTAGAGACAGTTTGTGTGACAACTCTGAACATATTTTGTGATGATCTAACAGCTGTCCACATTCAAGCATGTTGAACTTGGTTAGTGGCCAATAAATACTCGTGTCACTTCTCTGTGGTCTTGTgtaaaaataacccaaaaagccaaaacccCGTGGCTGAACCTCTATCATAGTGTCCCttatacaaaaaataaaatttgctgatctactgtattttaa includes:
- the YEATS4 gene encoding YEATS domain-containing protein 4, giving the protein MFKRMAEFGPDSGGRVKGVTIVKPIVYGNVARYFGKKREEDGHTHQWTVYVKPYRNEDMSAYVKKIQFKLHESYGNPLRVVTKPPYEITETGWGEFEIIIKIFFIDPNERPVTLYHLLKLFQSDTNAILGKKTVVSEFYDEMIFQDPTAMMQQLLTTSRQLTLGAYKHETEFADLEVKTREKLEAAKKKTSFEIAELKERLKASRETINCLKNEIRKLEEDDQSKDM